In Synechocystis sp. PCC 6714, the following are encoded in one genomic region:
- a CDS encoding DUF928 domain-containing protein gives MSDRPGNLLVAGLMGLALAFPFALTPVGALAENNAPRDAGVTSSNWLALKFPQANTDRGQTATSGGGGVRQTSGGSCLTKADLPFQLLIPHDYNQGDGFYNTASKETFIYAYVPPQPGLTAQVQLADPITKDQIQASFPVPKEGGIVRFPVNLPTGAIEDDFYNVTLTLICDANSTEDNLTVELTVNYTPVDQPPSTGDSSLVKASFYAEQGLWLDALNALAAIAKEQPGEWQEFLQSGGFTSWAEAPVVECCQMADKSAVAH, from the coding sequence ATGTCTGACCGTCCAGGAAATTTGCTTGTTGCCGGTTTGATGGGTTTGGCCCTCGCTTTTCCCTTTGCATTAACGCCTGTGGGGGCTTTGGCTGAAAATAATGCTCCCAGGGATGCGGGTGTTACTTCATCGAATTGGTTAGCCCTTAAATTTCCCCAAGCTAATACCGACAGGGGACAAACGGCCACCAGTGGCGGTGGTGGAGTACGGCAAACTAGCGGCGGCAGTTGCTTGACCAAGGCAGATTTACCCTTTCAATTGCTAATTCCCCATGACTATAACCAGGGGGACGGTTTCTACAATACCGCCAGCAAGGAAACTTTTATTTATGCCTATGTGCCCCCCCAGCCAGGACTAACGGCCCAGGTGCAATTGGCAGATCCCATCACTAAAGATCAAATCCAAGCAAGTTTCCCTGTGCCCAAGGAAGGGGGGATTGTGCGTTTTCCCGTCAATCTTCCCACCGGTGCCATTGAGGACGATTTTTACAACGTTACCTTGACCCTGATTTGTGATGCCAATAGTACGGAAGACAATCTGACAGTGGAGTTGACGGTGAATTACACCCCTGTGGATCAACCCCCCAGTACGGGGGATTCTTCCCTGGTAAAGGCGTCATTTTATGCGGAACAGGGGCTCTGGTTGGATGCCCTCAATGCCCTAGCGGCGATCGCCAAGGAGCAACCGGGGGAATGGCAGGAATTTTTGCAGTCGGGAGGATTTACAAGTTGGGCTGAAGCTCCGGTGGTGGAATGTTGCCAGATGGCTGACAAATCCGCGGTGGCCCACTGA
- a CDS encoding alpha/beta hydrolase: MVYAPRPLPSRSLPVPVSVSPLLKEAIATPLEGAMEAIKNVPPLEDKQAWQNLIAAYDQASQVLWQQLRQQFPVTLTEESIAGINTYRLTPPIISPENSQRIWVHLHGGGYALAGGELATGEAILAAHYGQVEVISIDYRQPPNYPFPGALEDALAVWQELVKTHDVNRLALFGTSAGGGLLLALVCQLRQLNLPLPAAIAPLSPWVDLTKTGDTYFTNEYVDRTAISYDGLLAGLAQLYAGEFPLTHSFISPLYNDLENLPPTLLISGTRDLLLSDTARLQRKLRQSNVMVDLQIFEGLSHGEYLYQFATPESAAVFQEINQFFNRHLQQ; this comes from the coding sequence ATGGTTTATGCCCCCCGCCCATTGCCATCTCGTTCCTTACCCGTCCCCGTCAGCGTTAGCCCACTATTAAAAGAGGCGATCGCCACACCTTTGGAGGGAGCCATGGAAGCAATCAAAAATGTCCCCCCCCTGGAGGATAAACAAGCCTGGCAAAATCTCATTGCCGCCTATGACCAAGCTAGCCAAGTTTTATGGCAACAATTACGGCAACAATTTCCAGTGACGCTAACCGAGGAAAGCATCGCCGGGATCAATACGTATCGCCTTACTCCTCCAATCATTAGTCCGGAAAATAGCCAGAGAATTTGGGTGCATCTCCATGGTGGCGGTTACGCTTTAGCCGGGGGAGAATTGGCTACGGGGGAAGCCATTTTAGCAGCCCACTATGGTCAGGTGGAAGTAATTAGTATTGATTACCGCCAGCCTCCTAATTACCCTTTTCCAGGGGCATTGGAAGATGCTTTGGCAGTATGGCAGGAGTTGGTGAAAACCCATGATGTTAATCGATTAGCCCTGTTCGGCACCTCGGCGGGAGGTGGTTTATTACTGGCTCTAGTCTGTCAACTGCGGCAATTAAATTTACCCCTACCAGCGGCGATCGCCCCCTTGTCACCCTGGGTAGATTTAACCAAAACCGGAGACACTTACTTCACCAATGAATATGTGGACCGCACTGCCATTAGCTATGACGGTTTACTGGCAGGTTTGGCCCAACTCTATGCAGGGGAATTCCCCCTCACCCATTCCTTCATTTCCCCCTTGTACAACGATTTAGAAAACTTACCCCCCACCCTACTCATTAGCGGCACTAGGGATTTACTGCTCAGCGACACAGCCCGACTGCAAAGAAAACTGCGACAAAGTAATGTGATGGTGGACTTACAAATATTTGAGGGGCTTTCCCATGGAGAATATCTCTATCAATTTGCTACCCCGGAATCAGCGGCGGTTTTTCAGGAAATAAACCAATTTTTTAACCGGCATTTACAACAGTAA
- a CDS encoding DUF4870 domain-containing protein produces the protein MTNQPNQVDPESRNWAMIAHLSTFSGYLIPFGNIIGPLVVWLMKKDELEFVNDQAKEALNFQISILIYVIVSAVLILLLIGIPLLIAVLVFDLVVTIMAAIKANEGIRYRYPLKITFIK, from the coding sequence ATGACTAATCAACCCAACCAAGTGGATCCAGAGAGCAGAAACTGGGCCATGATCGCCCATCTGAGTACCTTTTCCGGCTACCTGATACCCTTCGGTAATATCATTGGCCCTTTGGTGGTGTGGCTGATGAAAAAAGATGAGTTGGAATTTGTTAATGATCAGGCCAAGGAAGCATTAAATTTCCAAATTAGTATCTTAATTTATGTCATTGTTTCCGCTGTCTTGATTCTGTTGTTAATCGGTATTCCCCTATTAATTGCTGTCCTGGTTTTTGATTTGGTGGTAACAATTATGGCAGCCATCAAGGCCAATGAAGGCATCCGCTACCGTTATCCGCTCAAAATCACCTTTATTAAATAG
- the ureG gene encoding urease accessory protein UreG gives MAQTPLRIGIAGPVGSGKTALLEALCKSLRQKYQLAVVTNDIYTQEDAQFLVRAEALTPDRILGVETGGCPHTAIREDASLNLAAIADLEARFVPLDMVFLESGGDNLAATFSPELVDLTLYVIDVAAGDKIPRKGGPGITKSDLLVINKIDLAPMVGADLKIMDRDAKKMRGEKPFVFTNLKTAIGLSTVVDFIEHYLPTRVLAD, from the coding sequence ATGGCCCAAACTCCCCTACGTATTGGTATTGCCGGCCCGGTAGGTTCAGGCAAAACTGCCCTTTTGGAGGCTCTTTGCAAAAGTTTAAGGCAAAAATACCAGTTGGCCGTGGTTACCAATGACATTTACACCCAGGAAGATGCCCAATTTTTGGTCCGGGCAGAGGCATTGACTCCCGATCGCATTCTGGGGGTGGAAACAGGGGGGTGTCCCCATACGGCCATTCGAGAAGATGCCAGTCTTAATTTAGCGGCGATCGCCGATCTAGAAGCCCGTTTTGTGCCCCTGGATATGGTGTTTTTGGAAAGTGGGGGAGATAATTTGGCGGCCACCTTTAGCCCCGAACTGGTGGATTTAACCCTCTATGTCATTGACGTAGCAGCGGGGGATAAAATTCCCCGTAAGGGCGGCCCAGGCATTACCAAATCAGATTTGTTGGTGATTAATAAAATTGATTTAGCACCGATGGTGGGGGCGGATTTAAAAATAATGGATCGGGATGCAAAAAAAATGCGGGGAGAAAAACCCTTTGTGTTTACTAATTTGAAAACAGCTATTGGTTTAAGCACTGTGGTGGATTTTATCGAACATTATCTACCGACAAGGGTTTTGGCAGATTAA
- the rre8 gene encoding high salinity-induced biofilm formation responseregulaton Rre8, producing MNLRQRRLHILLIEDQQSQVELLKVLLESQSFLVARLQVSQTLSQGIDRLQRGVFDVVLLDLFLPDGQGIEALVSIQKFAPHIPIIVLTAVTDLNMGLIALQKGAEDYLVKEHLKESQIAKAILYALERKKAKRELQVQIERERLMARIVEEIRQSLDLSMILQTTVDEVRKFLQADQVAIYHCHSPTMGRILVAAPSSSLPVNGDRRHSSQRGPDSNGEPTEPIPARTIAPLNQLSPSTITPAKAKNGVLTVPIWQKKPNQDDRLWGQIIVRVEEKKRQWLPWEVEFLHHLSSQVAIAIQQSELFTQVHYLANMDGLTGIANRRYLDYFLEQQWQKLAKHHQYFSLILCDIDFFKQYNDTYGHLEGDECLKKVANLLKKVMRRGTDLAARYGGEEFALVLPQTNGEGCQNVAIHLQSVFKRAQIPHHSSIIEPYLTLSIGSATMVPSPNLSPKELIDRADQALFKAKKAGRNRHVSYHD from the coding sequence GTGAACTTGCGCCAGCGTCGACTGCACATTCTGCTGATTGAAGACCAGCAATCCCAGGTGGAATTGTTGAAGGTTTTACTGGAGAGTCAGTCTTTTTTGGTTGCACGGTTACAGGTCTCCCAAACCCTTTCCCAGGGAATTGATCGACTCCAAAGGGGGGTTTTTGATGTAGTGCTACTAGATTTGTTTTTACCTGATGGTCAGGGTATTGAAGCCTTGGTTTCCATACAAAAATTTGCCCCCCATATACCCATTATTGTGCTAACAGCAGTGACGGATTTAAATATGGGTTTAATAGCTTTGCAAAAGGGAGCAGAGGATTATTTAGTCAAAGAACATCTCAAGGAAAGTCAGATTGCCAAAGCAATTCTCTATGCTCTGGAAAGAAAAAAAGCTAAACGAGAATTACAAGTACAGATTGAGCGGGAACGGTTGATGGCCCGCATTGTGGAAGAAATTCGCCAGTCATTGGATTTGTCGATGATTTTGCAGACCACAGTGGACGAAGTGCGGAAATTTCTCCAGGCAGATCAAGTGGCCATTTACCATTGCCATTCCCCCACTATGGGTAGAATTTTGGTGGCGGCCCCCAGTTCTTCCCTCCCAGTCAATGGCGATCGCCGTCATAGTTCCCAACGCGGCCCGGATTCTAACGGTGAACCGACGGAGCCAATCCCCGCTCGAACCATAGCTCCCCTTAATCAGCTGTCCCCGAGCACAATAACGCCGGCTAAGGCCAAAAATGGAGTGCTCACGGTGCCCATCTGGCAGAAAAAGCCCAACCAAGATGATCGCCTTTGGGGTCAAATTATTGTCCGGGTGGAGGAGAAAAAACGTCAATGGTTACCCTGGGAAGTGGAGTTCTTGCATCATCTCAGCAGTCAAGTGGCGATCGCCATTCAACAGTCAGAATTATTTACCCAAGTGCATTACCTAGCCAACATGGATGGGTTAACGGGCATTGCTAATCGCCGTTATTTAGACTACTTTTTGGAGCAACAATGGCAAAAATTAGCCAAGCATCATCAATATTTCAGTTTAATTTTGTGTGACATAGATTTTTTTAAACAATATAACGACACCTATGGCCATTTAGAAGGGGATGAATGCCTAAAAAAAGTGGCCAATTTACTCAAAAAAGTGATGCGTCGGGGAACGGATTTAGCGGCCCGTTACGGGGGGGAAGAATTTGCCCTGGTATTACCCCAAACCAACGGGGAAGGCTGCCAAAATGTGGCGATTCATCTCCAAAGCGTTTTTAAACGAGCCCAAATTCCCCACCACAGTTCCATTATTGAACCCTATCTCACCCTGAGCATTGGTAGTGCCACCATGGTACCGTCCCCTAATCTGTCACCAAAAGAGTTAATTGACCGGGCTGATCAGGCATTATTTAAAGCTAAAAAAGCTGGCCGCAACCGCCATGTTAGTTATCACGATTAA